In Pseudomonas flavescens, the sequence GCATGCGGCTGACATGCTGGTCGAAACGCCAGGCGTGTACAGCGCGGTGAGCGCCCAGGATCCAGGGCTGTCGGTAAACATCCGCGGCATGCAGGACTTCGGTCGGGTCAACACGATGATCGATGGCATGCGCCAGAACTTCAACGAGAACGGCCATCAGCAGCGCAATGGCCAGCTCTACGTGGATTCCGAGCTGATCAGCAGCGTGGTGATCGAGAAGGGCCCGCGCTCCGACGTCACCGGTGCCGCGTCGATTGCCGGCAGCGCCAACTTCGGCACGCTGAATGTCGACGACATCATTCTGCCGGGCCAGGATCAGGGCGTGCGCCTGCGCGGCATGACCGGCCTGGGCGGCCACGGCAATGGCGTCAACTTCATCGGCAGTGCCGCTGTGGCCGGGCGCTTCGATGACCGCTGGGAGCTGCTCGCCGCCCGTAGCCGACGCAGCTTCGGCGATTACGCGCCGGGCTCGCGTCGGGAGAACTTCGATTTCCTGCTCGGTGGCGTTCAGGATTCCGACCGCCCGATCACGCAGGTCGTCGATCGCATCAAGTTCTCCGATCAGGAGCAGGATTCGGAGCTGTTCAAGGCGCGCTTCGTCATCAATCCGGAGCAGGCCCTGCAGTTCACCTACATCAATACCGACCTCGGCTATGCCAACGTGTCCGACCGCCGGGTGATCAACCCGGTCGACGGCGCAGCACGGGACGGTGAAGAGGCCTGGCAGAAATACGGCGATGCCAGTGCCCGTTCGCAGTCCTTCGGGCTGGACTACAGCGTCGATTCCGACTCGCCGCTGCTGGATCTCAAGGCCAAGCTCTACTACGTCACCACCCGCAACCAGCGCGACACCGCCGCCGGGCGACCGGTCGTCACGGGCGGCGTGAACATGACCGATACCGCCTGGCGACTGGGTTACTGCGACCAGAGCCCGGTGCCCGGCTCCTGGACCAGTGCCTGCGAGGCCGGGCTGGGTAACGATGCGCGTACCAAGATCGACACCATCGGCTTCACCCTGGACAACACCGCGCGCTTCGTCTTGGTTGGCGTCGAAGGGTTTCGCTTCAACCATGGCCTGGAGTACTTCCAGGATCGTGGCGCCTCGGACACCGTCTACAACCGCCAGGGCCGTGAAGTGGGTAGCGACACCAATACCCTCAACCCCAACGGCAAGCGCAGCATCACCAGCGCTTTTGGCAGCCTTACCTTCGAGACCGAGCAGATCACGCTGTCGGGTGGGCTGCGTTATGACTACTACAGGCTCAAGGGCAAGACCCGCGTACCCGTTACGGACTGGACCTACGAGGGCCGTGCCCAGGTTTACAACCGTCTGCTCACGCAATCCATCGCTGACACTCAGCTACGCTGCACCAGCTACGTGGCGCCTGTGATACGCGGCCAGAGCGAAGCGGCGCGCCTGGCCCGTCAGGCGCGTACCAGAGCGAGTGCCTGCGCCAACATCCCGGGACTGCAGGCCAGACTGGCGGCCGACCCGACCTCGGATCCGCGCTACTACACGAGTTTCTATGATGGCATCTGGTCGTCCAACACCGGCATGCGCGCGTACGAGGTCGATGAGAGCCTGGACAAATTCCTGCCTACATTCGCTGCCGCGTACCGCCCTACCGACTGGCTGGAAGTCTTCGCCAGTTGGGGCAAGTCCTGGCGGCCGCCGGCGCTGACAGAGTCGCTGATGGAGGGCTCCCATCCCGGTGACCCTTTCGCCACCATGTACCCCAATCCCTACGCCGAACCAGAGACGTCGCGCAGTTGGGACCTGGGCTTCAACGTCAACAAGCTGGACCTGGTCACGGTGGGCGACCAGTTCAACGCCAAGGTCACGTACTACGACACGCGCGTCGACAATTACCTGATCACCTCGATGGACAATGCCCTGCCGGGCATGACCGGCGGACTGGGTAACACCATGTTCGTCAATAATCAGGCCCGCATGCAGTTTCGCGGGGTCGAGCTGGAACTGGACTACGACGCCCGCCGCTGGTACAGCGGCCTGAACTACACCCATGTGATCGGTGGCGACAACGATATCTGCCAGAAGACTTTCCCGCTCGGCAGCGACAACATCCGCGAAGACATGCCCCGTGAGGACGGCAGCTATTCGGACCTTCGCAACCAGGCCGTAGCCGCTGGATACCCCTCCTACCAGGCCTACCTGGATGCCCAGACCTATTGCGGGGGAGACGTGTTCGGCATGAACAGCGCCCGCAACTCTCCGATGGACCGCGGCAGTTGGGTGTTCGGCACCCGCTGGCTGAACGAAAGCCTGGAACTGGGCACTCGCCTCAACTACAGCGCCGCCGGCCGGCCCAGAGGCTGGAGCACCGACCTGTGGCCGAGCTACACCACCTGGGACCTGTTCGCCAGCTATCGCATCAGCCGCAACCTGCAGCTGCGCGCCACAGTGGAAAACATCCGCGACCGCAGCTACGTCATGGGCTACTCGGACATCTTCGTCAAATCCTATGGGCCCGGTCGTACCGTGATGGGCGGCTTCGAACTGCAGTTCTGAATAGGGTCGTCGCCTGTGAGGGTCCTGTTCGATGCACTCCGGTGACGGTGTGCGTATCGGTACCGCGAGGTGCCAATCAACCGGCGAACGATCGCCAAGCAAGGAGAAACAACGATGGCAATTTCCTATAGCTACGATGCCGACCACTTCCCGATCAACTTCACCTCGGGTGGCTCGCTTGCAGAATTGTTGGGCGCTTATGAAGCCAATGGCGTTGCCGGTCAGCACCCGGCCAACACTGGCGGTTTCTACACCAATGGCGTCGCGTCAGGGCTGTCCGGCGATACCTACGCGCTGTCGCTCAACAACGGCGCCTTCTCGTTCTCGGCGGTCGGCAACCTGTCCTACAACTTCAGCAGCCACTCGCTGTACGGCACCCTGCAGCAGGTGACCCTGGGGGGTGGCCTGAATGCCAACGGTACCGTTTCCAGCCCGCTGATCAGCTTCGACTTCGGCAACACGCCGCTGACCGCCACGGCGGCGGAAGGTCGCGACAATGCCGTGCACGATGTGATCTGGGGCTTGATGAACGGTTCGGTCGAAGGGGCTACCGACAGCGCCGGTACGCCGAACGACGGTGGCCTGCTGGCCGTGCTGGAAGCTGCCGGGCTGGCCGACGACATCATCACCGCAGCGGGTTCGTCGTTGAGCGAGTCCGAGTTGCTGCTGGCTGCCTGATCATCAGGCAATAAAAAGCGAACGGATAAGTCATCCCGTCCGCTCTGGTAACGCCGTCACGGCCCGTGTTTTCCAAGGCCCAGGCTGTGACGGTCACGAATTCTGGGTGTCGCCCGGGCGCCCGTCAATGGCGCCGGGGGATGCCGCCGGGCGTGTCGCGCCTGGCATTGCGCCAAGGAGCCCCTGCATGCGTGCGCCCGTTCCCGCGGCTGCCAACGAGATACTTCAGGCCCTGCGTGCCTGCCGATCAGGGCTGCTGCATGTCGGCCTGTTCTCTGCGGTGATCAACCTGCTGATGCTGGCACCTGCGCTCTACATGCTGCAGGTCTATGACCGGGTGCTCGCCTCCGGCAATGCCATGACCCTGTTGATGCTGACCCTTATCGTGGTCGGGCTGTTCGTGTTCGCCGGAGCGCTGGAATGGATCCGCAGCCTGCTGGTGATCCGGCTCGGTACGCAGATGGACATGCGCCTCAATGCACGGGTATTCGAGGCGACCTTCGAAGCCAACCTGAGCAACGCGCGACAGACCTCGACCCAGGCGCTGAGCGATCTCACCAGCCTGCGTCAGTTCGCCACCGGCAATGCGCTGTTCGCCTTCTTCGACGCCCCCTGGTTCCCGGTGTATCTGGGGGTGATCTTCCTGTTCAGCCCGTGGCTTGGTCTGCTTGCCCTGGTAGGTGCCCTGGCGCTGGTGATGCTGGCCTGGCTCAATCAGCGCCTGACCCGAGAGCCGCTTGGCGAGGCTGCACGGCTGTCCATCGCGGCGAATCAGCAAGCCGCCGGCCATTTGCGTCAGGCCGAAGCCATCGAGTCGATGGGCATGCTTGGCGCGATACGCCAGCGCTGGTTCGCCCTGCATGCCGGCTTCCTGGGCCAGCAGAACCTGGCCAGTGAAAAGACCGCCGTGTTCAGCGCCTGGTCCAAGTACGTGCGTCTGGCGCTGCAGTCACTGGTGCTGGGCCTGGGTGCCTGGCTGGCCCTGGATGGGCTGATCACGCCGGGTATGATGATCGCCGGTTCCATACTCATGGGCCGGGTGCTGGCGCCCATCGATCAGGTCCTCGGCGTCTGGCGGCAGTGGAGCAATGCGCGGCTGGCCTATGAGCGGCTGTCGGCGCTGCTCCAGGCGCACCCGCCGCGCCAGGCAGGCATGCCGCTGCCCGCGCCGCTCGGTGCGCTACGCGTCGAGCAGCTCAGCGCTTTCGCCCCGGGCACCCGCACGCCGTGCCTGGTGAACCTTGGTTTCGCCCTGGGGGCGGGCGAGGTGCTGGGTGTGATCGGCCCCTCGGGCTCGGGCAAGTCGTCCCTGGCACGCCTGCTGGTGGGCGTGGCCAAGGCGCAGACCGGCAAGGTGCGCCTGGATGGCGCCGATCTCCAGCAATGGGACCGCACTGCGCTCGGGGCTCATATCGGTTACCTGCCGCAGGACGTGCAGCTGTTCGCCGGCAGCGTGGCCGAGAACATTGCCCGTTTCACCGAGGTGGATGCGCAGAAGGTGGTGGCCGCCGCGCGTATGGCCGGTGTGCATGACCTGATCCTGCAACTGGCCGACGGCTACGATACCCGTCTCGGTGAAGGCGGCACCGGCCTGTCCGGGGGACAGCGGCAGCGTATCGGCCTGGCCCGTGCACTGTATGGCCTGCCAGCGCTGATCGTGCTCGATGAGCCGAACTCCAATCTCGACGAAGTGGGTGAGCAGGCCCTGCTGGCAGCCATCGCCGAGGCGAAGCGGCAAGGTCGCACCCTGGTGCTGATCGCCCACAAGCCGTCATTGCTGGCCAGTACCGACAAGTTGCTGGTACTGCGTGACGGGCAGATGCAGGCGTTCGGGGCCGCCGAGCGGGTCCTGCAGGAGTTGCAACCCAAAGCGGCACCCTTAGCGGCAGCCTTGCGTGGGGCCCCATCGCTGAGCATGAGTTACAGCAGCCACGGAGTGGCATCCTGATGGCCCAGTCCTTGCGCAAGGAGGGGCCACTGGCCGATGTGCTACCCCTCGACGAGCGGCGTTATTCACGCATGGGTGGCTGGCTGCTGGCAGTCGGTTTCGGTGGTTTTCTGCTTTGGGCTGGGCTGGCCCCCCTCGACAAGGGCGTGGCGGTCAGCGGCAACGTAGTGGTCGCCGGCAATCGTCAAGCCGTGCAGCATCCCTCTGGTGGGGTGGTTCAGAGCCTGCTGGTACGTGACGGTGATCAGGTCGAAGCCGGTCAGGTGCTGATTCGCATGGACGCCACGCAGATCCGTGCCCAGCGCGAATCGCTGTTCGTTCAGCACCTTGGAGCAGTGGCCAGCAGCGCTCGCCTGGAGGCCGAGCTTGACGGGCTGGCGGCCATCGCATTTCCGCCGGCCAT encodes:
- a CDS encoding TonB-dependent receptor, coding for MGNKGMRHSIAGNQKGHRALGLAGGLLVGVALVAGSRAWAQQSAPLAADTGGAVRAAQVQFDIPAQPLGSAVIAFAEQAGIQVFFDSSKLAGLQSLELKGPHGPEQGLRLLLSGLPVSYSFTGERRVNVERLAEVAGTLQIDATTIESTRDVSNEWIYQAPRSVSVITRDQLDRNPPRHAADMLVETPGVYSAVSAQDPGLSVNIRGMQDFGRVNTMIDGMRQNFNENGHQQRNGQLYVDSELISSVVIEKGPRSDVTGAASIAGSANFGTLNVDDIILPGQDQGVRLRGMTGLGGHGNGVNFIGSAAVAGRFDDRWELLAARSRRSFGDYAPGSRRENFDFLLGGVQDSDRPITQVVDRIKFSDQEQDSELFKARFVINPEQALQFTYINTDLGYANVSDRRVINPVDGAARDGEEAWQKYGDASARSQSFGLDYSVDSDSPLLDLKAKLYYVTTRNQRDTAAGRPVVTGGVNMTDTAWRLGYCDQSPVPGSWTSACEAGLGNDARTKIDTIGFTLDNTARFVLVGVEGFRFNHGLEYFQDRGASDTVYNRQGREVGSDTNTLNPNGKRSITSAFGSLTFETEQITLSGGLRYDYYRLKGKTRVPVTDWTYEGRAQVYNRLLTQSIADTQLRCTSYVAPVIRGQSEAARLARQARTRASACANIPGLQARLAADPTSDPRYYTSFYDGIWSSNTGMRAYEVDESLDKFLPTFAAAYRPTDWLEVFASWGKSWRPPALTESLMEGSHPGDPFATMYPNPYAEPETSRSWDLGFNVNKLDLVTVGDQFNAKVTYYDTRVDNYLITSMDNALPGMTGGLGNTMFVNNQARMQFRGVELELDYDARRWYSGLNYTHVIGGDNDICQKTFPLGSDNIREDMPREDGSYSDLRNQAVAAGYPSYQAYLDAQTYCGGDVFGMNSARNSPMDRGSWVFGTRWLNESLELGTRLNYSAAGRPRGWSTDLWPSYTTWDLFASYRISRNLQLRATVENIRDRSYVMGYSDIFVKSYGPGRTVMGGFELQF
- a CDS encoding type I secretion system permease/ATPase, encoding MRAPVPAAANEILQALRACRSGLLHVGLFSAVINLLMLAPALYMLQVYDRVLASGNAMTLLMLTLIVVGLFVFAGALEWIRSLLVIRLGTQMDMRLNARVFEATFEANLSNARQTSTQALSDLTSLRQFATGNALFAFFDAPWFPVYLGVIFLFSPWLGLLALVGALALVMLAWLNQRLTREPLGEAARLSIAANQQAAGHLRQAEAIESMGMLGAIRQRWFALHAGFLGQQNLASEKTAVFSAWSKYVRLALQSLVLGLGAWLALDGLITPGMMIAGSILMGRVLAPIDQVLGVWRQWSNARLAYERLSALLQAHPPRQAGMPLPAPLGALRVEQLSAFAPGTRTPCLVNLGFALGAGEVLGVIGPSGSGKSSLARLLVGVAKAQTGKVRLDGADLQQWDRTALGAHIGYLPQDVQLFAGSVAENIARFTEVDAQKVVAAARMAGVHDLILQLADGYDTRLGEGGTGLSGGQRQRIGLARALYGLPALIVLDEPNSNLDEVGEQALLAAIAEAKRQGRTLVLIAHKPSLLASTDKLLVLRDGQMQAFGAAERVLQELQPKAAPLAAALRGAPSLSMSYSSHGVAS
- a CDS encoding heme acquisition protein HasA; this translates as MAISYSYDADHFPINFTSGGSLAELLGAYEANGVAGQHPANTGGFYTNGVASGLSGDTYALSLNNGAFSFSAVGNLSYNFSSHSLYGTLQQVTLGGGLNANGTVSSPLISFDFGNTPLTATAAEGRDNAVHDVIWGLMNGSVEGATDSAGTPNDGGLLAVLEAAGLADDIITAAGSSLSESELLLAA